Proteins from a genomic interval of Luteibacter pinisoli:
- a CDS encoding RcnB family protein — MKMMLRTALAALALAATTAAAAAPAPDHDHDRDRRGHDDRGRGDWHHDNGWHGHRPPPPPRYYGHGYYHGAPGYYHRPPPPPPRYYGHWERGHRYYGRNVVVYDYGSYRLRQPPRGYHWVRENNDFLLVAVATGVILDIATR; from the coding sequence ATGAAAATGATGCTGCGCACCGCCCTCGCCGCCCTGGCACTTGCTGCTACTACGGCCGCGGCTGCCGCCCCGGCGCCGGACCACGATCATGACCGCGACCGCCGCGGCCACGACGATCGCGGCCGTGGCGACTGGCACCACGACAACGGCTGGCACGGCCATCGCCCGCCCCCGCCGCCGCGTTACTACGGCCACGGCTACTACCACGGCGCCCCTGGCTACTATCACCGCCCGCCGCCGCCCCCGCCGCGCTACTACGGCCACTGGGAGCGCGGGCACCGGTACTACGGCCGCAACGTGGTCGTGTACGACTACGGCAGCTATCGCCTGCGGCAGCCGCCGCGCGGTTACCACTGGGTTCGTGAGAACAATGATTTCCTGCTGGTCGCCGTGGCGACTGGCGTGATCCTCGACATTGCCACCCGCTAA
- a CDS encoding RcnB family protein — protein MKMIGKLAFCLVAAGSIAPAFAWDPPPQHHDDRDHHDDRDHHDDRDHHDDHDRDWHDDRGDHRGPPPPRYAHHDWQRGHRYDGRVVIVDDWRTRRLREPPRGYHWVRDDDDGQFLLVAVATGIITDIVLQH, from the coding sequence ATGAAGATGATTGGCAAACTCGCGTTCTGCCTCGTGGCCGCCGGCTCGATCGCCCCGGCGTTCGCCTGGGATCCGCCGCCTCAGCACCATGACGATCGCGACCATCACGATGATCGCGACCATCACGATGATCGCGACCATCACGATGACCACGACCGCGACTGGCACGACGACCGCGGCGACCACCGCGGCCCGCCGCCCCCGCGCTATGCGCACCATGACTGGCAGCGCGGGCACCGCTATGACGGCCGCGTCGTCATCGTGGACGACTGGCGCACGCGCCGCCTGCGTGAGCCGCCGCGCGGCTACCACTGGGTGCGCGATGACGACGATGGCCAGTTCCTGCTGGTCGCCGTCGCCACGGGCATCATCACCGACATCGTGCTTCAGCACTAA
- a CDS encoding amidohydrolase family protein codes for MDLIIRHATLPDGRRDVDIGIEGGRFAAIQPGLPATGVEEIDAHGRLVAPPFVDAHFHMDATLSLGLPRLNASGTLLEGIALWGELKPDLTIDALVKRAMAYCDMAVAQGLLAIRSHVDICDDRLLATQALLEVKRRVAPYLHLELVAFPQDGLLRSKTAKANLLRALDMGVEVVGGIPHFERTMADGAESIRWLCELAAERGLRVDMHCDESDDPWSRHIETLAAETLRTGLQGRVTGSHLTSMHSMDNYYVSKLLPLIAEAGVHAIANPLINITLQGRHDTYPKRRGMTRVPELLAAGVNVAFGHDCVMDPWYGMGSADMLDVAHMGLHVAQMTSAAGVAHCFDAVTTNAARVLGLEGYGLAPGNRADCVLLQAGDAYEAIRLKANRLLVLREGKILARSPERRSELFLPESPSNLTLEFRPGSLY; via the coding sequence ATGGACCTGATCATCCGCCACGCCACCCTTCCCGACGGCCGCCGGGATGTCGATATCGGCATCGAGGGTGGGCGCTTCGCGGCGATCCAGCCGGGGTTGCCAGCAACGGGCGTTGAGGAGATCGATGCACATGGCCGGCTGGTGGCGCCGCCGTTCGTGGATGCGCACTTCCATATGGATGCGACGCTGTCGCTCGGCCTGCCACGACTGAATGCGTCGGGCACCTTGCTCGAAGGCATCGCCCTGTGGGGCGAGCTGAAGCCGGACCTCACCATCGACGCACTGGTGAAGCGCGCCATGGCGTACTGCGACATGGCGGTGGCCCAGGGCCTGCTCGCCATCCGCAGCCACGTGGATATCTGCGACGACCGCCTGCTGGCGACGCAGGCGCTGCTGGAAGTGAAGCGCCGCGTGGCACCGTACCTGCACCTGGAGCTGGTGGCCTTCCCGCAGGATGGCCTGCTGCGTTCGAAGACCGCGAAGGCCAACCTGCTGCGCGCGCTCGACATGGGCGTGGAGGTGGTCGGCGGCATCCCTCATTTCGAACGCACGATGGCCGACGGCGCGGAATCGATCCGCTGGCTGTGCGAGCTGGCCGCCGAACGCGGCCTGCGCGTGGACATGCACTGCGATGAATCCGACGACCCGTGGTCACGGCATATCGAAACGCTGGCGGCGGAGACGCTGCGCACCGGGCTGCAGGGTCGCGTTACCGGTTCGCACCTCACCTCCATGCATTCGATGGACAACTACTACGTGTCCAAGCTGCTGCCGCTGATCGCCGAAGCGGGCGTGCACGCCATCGCCAACCCGCTGATCAACATCACCTTGCAGGGCCGCCACGATACGTACCCGAAGCGCCGCGGCATGACCCGCGTGCCGGAGCTGCTGGCCGCCGGCGTCAATGTCGCCTTCGGCCACGACTGCGTGATGGACCCCTGGTACGGCATGGGTTCGGCGGACATGCTGGACGTGGCGCACATGGGCCTGCACGTGGCGCAGATGACCTCGGCCGCCGGCGTCGCGCATTGCTTCGATGCGGTGACGACGAATGCGGCCCGCGTGCTCGGCCTGGAGGGCTATGGCCTGGCACCCGGCAACCGGGCGGACTGCGTGCTGCTGCAGGCGGGCGACGCCTACGAGGCGATCCGGCTGAAGGCCAACCGACTGCTCGTGCTGCGTGAGGGGAAAATCCTGGCGCGCTCACCTGAACGGCGCAGCGAGCTCTTCCTCCCGGAAAGCCCGTCGAATCTGACACTTGAGTTTCGGCCGGGCTCGCTTTACTGA